One part of the Actinomycetota bacterium genome encodes these proteins:
- the rpsH gene encoding 30S ribosomal protein S8: MTMTDPIADMLTRLRNANVAQHDFVRMPSSKLKEALAAILEREGYIAGYQVNDDSTRPGRTLEVTMKYTSERVPSISGLRRVSKPGLRVYIKADRLPRVLGGLGVAVLSTSQGLMTDREARKRRVGGEVLCYVW, encoded by the coding sequence ATGACGATGACCGACCCCATCGCCGACATGCTCACGCGGCTGCGCAACGCCAACGTGGCCCAGCACGACTTCGTGCGCATGCCCTCGTCGAAGCTCAAGGAGGCGCTGGCCGCCATCCTCGAGCGCGAGGGCTACATCGCGGGCTACCAGGTGAACGACGACTCGACGCGTCCGGGTCGCACGCTCGAGGTGACGATGAAGTACACGTCGGAGCGCGTGCCGAGCATCTCGGGACTGCGCCGGGTGTCGAAGCCGGGTCTGCGCGTGTACATCAAGGCCGACCGGCTCCCCCGCGTGCTCGGCGGCCTCGGCGTCGCCGTCCTGTCCACCAGCCAGGGCCTCATGACCGACCGCGAGGCGCGCAAGCGCC
- a CDS encoding type Z 30S ribosomal protein S14 has translation MAKKALIQKQQRKPKFKVRGYTRCRRCGRPRAVYRQFALCRICLREMVHAGEVPGVTKASW, from the coding sequence ATGGCCAAGAAGGCATTGATCCAGAAGCAGCAGCGCAAGCCCAAGTTCAAGGTGCGGGGCTACACCCGCTGCCGCCGTTGCGGACGGCCACGCGCCGTCTATCGCCAGTTCGCGCTCTGCCGCATCTGCCTCCGCGAGATGGTGCACGCGGGCGAGGTGCCGGGCGTGACGAAGGCGAGCTGGTGA
- the rplE gene encoding 50S ribosomal protein L5 has protein sequence MAPDDTATRERPRLKQRYDDQLRDQLKERLGLANIMQVPRLDKIVVNMGVGRATGQPSLLEGAVADLTVITGQKPLVTKATKSIAGFKLREGNSIGAKVTLRGDRMWEFLDRLISLAIPRVRDFRGLSPTSFDGRGNYTFGVTEQLIFPEIDYDKVDATRGMDITIVTTARTDAEGRALLDAFGFPFRREGQPQ, from the coding sequence ATGGCGCCGGATGACACCGCTACGCGCGAGCGGCCGCGGCTCAAGCAGCGCTACGACGACCAGCTCCGCGATCAGCTCAAGGAGCGGCTGGGCCTGGCCAACATCATGCAGGTGCCCCGCCTCGACAAGATCGTGGTCAACATGGGCGTCGGACGGGCGACCGGTCAGCCGTCGCTGCTGGAGGGAGCGGTCGCCGACCTCACCGTCATCACCGGACAGAAGCCGCTCGTCACCAAGGCCACCAAGTCCATCGCCGGCTTCAAGCTGCGCGAGGGCAACAGCATCGGGGCGAAGGTCACGCTGCGAGGCGATCGCATGTGGGAGTTCCTCGACCGGCTCATCAGCCTCGCCATCCCCCGCGTCCGCGACTTCCGCGGCCTCTCGCCGACCAGCTTCGACGGACGCGGCAACTACACGTTCGGTGTCACCGAGCAGCTCATCTTCCCCGAGATCGACTACGACAAGGTCGACGCGACCCGGGGCATGGACATCACCATCGTCACCACCGCCCGTACCGATGCCGAGGGGCGAGCCCTGCTCGACGCCTTCGGCTTCCCGTTCCGACGCGAAGGACAGCCGCAGTAA
- a CDS encoding 50S ribosomal protein L24: MKLRKGDRVVVLTGKDRGKEGDVMRALPDKGKVIVEGVNIVKKHQKQRRATLQAGIIDKDMPLPVSAVALVCKTCGRSRVGYKFDAQGRKLRICKKCGDEV, from the coding sequence GTGAAACTGCGCAAGGGCGACCGGGTGGTCGTGCTCACAGGCAAGGACCGAGGCAAGGAAGGCGACGTCATGCGCGCCCTGCCCGACAAGGGCAAGGTCATCGTCGAGGGCGTCAACATCGTCAAGAAGCACCAGAAGCAACGGCGCGCCACCCTGCAGGCCGGCATCATCGACAAGGACATGCCGCTGCCGGTGTCGGCGGTGGCTCTGGTGTGCAAGACGTGCGGGCGCTCGCGTGTCGGCTACAAGTTCGACGCGCAGGGGCGCAAGCTCCGCATCTGCAAGAAGTGCGGGGACGAGGTCTGA